The following proteins come from a genomic window of Pyxidicoccus sp. MSG2:
- a CDS encoding tetratricopeptide repeat protein → MGRVIKHEGATAMRMESGAVQRLKAFARGESTWAEVEGMTFEEAKAIAQVGCDLAAAGRLEEARILFEGLVEGNPKDTAARAALGTVYQKLGRLEEAIAEYSAALAREPGNPVALANRGELYLRKGDRQGFTDLANAVDADPHGETAAGRRARALVKAIALVAVEKLKEDSQP, encoded by the coding sequence ATGGGACGCGTCATCAAACACGAGGGAGCAACGGCCATGCGGATGGAGAGCGGAGCGGTGCAGCGGCTGAAGGCGTTTGCCCGCGGAGAGTCGACGTGGGCGGAGGTGGAGGGGATGACCTTCGAGGAGGCGAAGGCCATCGCGCAGGTGGGCTGTGACCTGGCGGCCGCCGGCCGGCTGGAGGAGGCGCGCATCCTCTTCGAGGGGCTGGTGGAGGGAAACCCCAAGGACACGGCGGCGCGGGCGGCGCTGGGCACCGTGTACCAGAAGCTGGGACGGCTGGAGGAGGCCATCGCCGAGTACAGCGCCGCGCTGGCGAGGGAGCCGGGCAACCCGGTGGCCCTGGCGAACCGCGGCGAGCTCTACCTGCGCAAGGGAGACCGGCAGGGATTCACGGACCTGGCCAACGCGGTGGATGCGGACCCGCACGGGGAGACGGCGGCGGGGCGCCGGGCGCGGGCGCTGGTGAAGGCCATCGCCCTGGTGGCGGTGGAGAAACTGAAGGAGGACTCGCAGCCGTAG
- a CDS encoding M48 family metalloprotease encodes MEPLFTAEQLAEIHAYHLPHYIRAAVDPFARLALQALLLGVFVQPLYRAATSTTAGLERRLGVLRTAPVSRAFFRAMDRLWGEAGWGTAVLFALFIDLFVKLVYLPVDVWFTYTLEHRHGLSNYTPGTYAWDLLKGNLLVAFCLAALVIGMYGLARRVRYWWLVLGVPVALLMLVSSALDPYRDLLYFKQKPLPAGPLREHMTALMARADIPFSDVLVAETSVASRRVQAYFAGQGPTRAIVLNDVILKELSEDEVLAAVAHEAGHVQEPKWPGRITASCALIGLLFAIDRLLRLSARRGWFGTTRFADIRTLPLISLLVIVVILLGNPISAAFSREREREADRYALRLTGDAESFRRMLVKAARVNKMDPEPPRWVILKGMSHPPIGERLAALPPPTQ; translated from the coding sequence ATGGAGCCCCTCTTCACCGCCGAGCAGCTCGCGGAGATTCACGCGTACCACCTGCCCCACTACATCCGGGCCGCGGTGGACCCCTTCGCGCGTCTGGCCTTGCAGGCGCTGCTGCTCGGGGTGTTCGTCCAGCCCCTGTATCGCGCGGCCACCTCGACCACCGCCGGGCTGGAGCGCCGGCTCGGCGTGCTGCGCACGGCCCCCGTCAGCCGTGCCTTCTTTCGCGCCATGGACCGGCTCTGGGGGGAGGCCGGATGGGGCACCGCGGTGCTCTTCGCGCTCTTCATCGACCTGTTCGTCAAGCTCGTCTACCTGCCGGTGGACGTCTGGTTCACGTACACGCTCGAGCACCGCCACGGCCTGTCCAACTACACGCCGGGCACCTATGCGTGGGACCTGCTCAAGGGAAACCTGCTGGTGGCGTTCTGCCTCGCCGCGCTCGTCATCGGCATGTATGGGCTCGCCCGTCGCGTGCGGTACTGGTGGCTGGTGCTGGGCGTGCCCGTGGCCCTGCTCATGCTCGTGTCGTCGGCCCTGGACCCGTACCGGGACCTCCTCTACTTCAAGCAGAAGCCGCTGCCCGCCGGCCCCCTGCGTGAGCACATGACGGCGCTGATGGCGCGGGCCGACATCCCCTTCTCCGACGTGCTGGTGGCGGAGACCTCGGTCGCCTCGCGCCGCGTCCAGGCGTACTTCGCCGGCCAGGGCCCCACGCGCGCCATCGTCCTCAACGACGTCATCCTCAAGGAGCTCTCCGAGGACGAGGTCCTCGCCGCCGTGGCCCACGAGGCCGGCCATGTCCAGGAGCCGAAGTGGCCCGGCCGCATCACCGCCTCGTGCGCGCTGATTGGCCTGCTCTTCGCCATTGACCGCCTCCTGCGGCTTTCCGCCCGCCGGGGCTGGTTCGGCACCACCCGCTTCGCGGACATCCGCACCCTGCCGCTCATCTCGCTGCTCGTCATCGTCGTCATCCTGCTGGGCAACCCCATCTCGGCCGCCTTCTCGCGCGAGCGTGAGCGCGAGGCGGACCGCTACGCCCTGCGCCTCACCGGTGACGCGGAGTCCTTCCGCCGCATGCTCGTGAAGGCCGCCCGGGTGAACAAGATGGACCCCGAGCCGCCCCGCTGGGTCATCCTCAAGGGCATGAGCCACCCGCCCATCGGCGAGCGGCTCGCCGCCCTCCCGCCGCCAACACAGTAG
- a CDS encoding tetratricopeptide repeat protein encodes MSVNRWWWLAALGLAVSGCRTTGSAARADGQGTPPRQELQFDAVTVTADLELDKLNDEELFAGGTSAFAANDFKQAARYFGRLADFHPDSKHRRAALYNAGLAHQRLKEWEEAGHRFSELSDPAKGTGDALDAAFRVAETQYHLERFDDAVALLGVIAERQDLPLNRRLEAQVQQGVCQLEAGRSEEAEKTLRKSLSTYDGLADKDEVDDYFPAQAHFFIGEIYRLHYDDVKLDATRGSDKLAEDLNYKAELLLSAQGHYLRSIRVGNGYWATAAGAQIGALYENLYEHMVNSPAPAELDASEAQVYRQELRKKIRVLLTKSINIYERTLETAERIGSQSAFVDRTRESLAKVKALLLADAEAEPDSTSTPSGADAEPHS; translated from the coding sequence ATGTCGGTCAATCGGTGGTGGTGGCTCGCGGCGCTGGGGCTGGCGGTGTCCGGGTGCCGGACGACGGGCTCGGCGGCACGGGCCGACGGGCAGGGGACTCCGCCCAGGCAGGAGCTCCAGTTCGACGCGGTGACGGTGACGGCGGACCTGGAGCTGGACAAGCTCAACGACGAGGAGCTCTTCGCGGGCGGCACCTCGGCCTTCGCGGCCAATGACTTCAAGCAGGCGGCGCGCTACTTCGGCCGGCTCGCGGACTTCCACCCGGACAGCAAGCACCGCCGCGCGGCCCTCTACAACGCGGGCCTCGCCCACCAGCGCCTCAAGGAGTGGGAGGAGGCCGGGCACCGCTTCTCCGAGCTGTCGGACCCCGCGAAGGGCACGGGCGACGCGCTCGACGCCGCCTTCCGCGTGGCGGAGACGCAGTACCACCTGGAGCGCTTCGACGACGCCGTCGCCCTGCTGGGCGTCATCGCCGAGCGGCAGGACCTCCCCCTCAACCGCCGGCTGGAGGCCCAGGTGCAGCAGGGCGTCTGCCAGCTGGAGGCCGGCCGCTCCGAAGAGGCGGAGAAGACGCTGCGCAAGTCGCTCTCCACCTACGACGGCCTGGCCGACAAGGACGAGGTGGACGACTACTTCCCCGCGCAGGCGCACTTCTTCATCGGGGAAATCTACCGGCTGCACTACGACGACGTGAAGCTGGACGCCACCCGCGGCAGCGACAAGCTCGCCGAGGACCTCAACTACAAGGCGGAGCTGCTGCTCTCCGCGCAGGGCCACTACCTGCGCTCCATCCGCGTGGGCAACGGCTACTGGGCCACCGCCGCGGGCGCGCAGATTGGCGCCCTCTACGAGAATCTCTACGAGCACATGGTGAACTCGCCCGCGCCGGCCGAGCTCGACGCCAGCGAGGCCCAGGTCTACCGCCAGGAGCTGCGAAAGAAGATTCGCGTGCTGCTCACCAAGTCCATCAACATCTACGAGCGCACCCTGGAGACGGCCGAGCGCATCGGCTCGCAGAGCGCCTTCGTGGACCGCACCCGCGAGAGCCTCGCCAAGGTGAAGGCCCTGCTGCTGGCGGACGCGGAAGCCGAGCCCGACTCCACGTCCACGCCGTCCGGCGCGGACGCCGAGCCGCACTCGTGA
- a CDS encoding ArsA family ATPase codes for MSTTALASALAGKRVLICVGSGGVGKTTAAAALALRAAVDGRTSLVCTIDPAKRLANSLGLTGLGNTETQVPATALEPLGIHARAPLYAMMLDMKQTWDDLIARVAPPDQRERILSNRFYQSLSTALAGSQEYISMEKLWELRRRNSHELIVLDTPPTAHALDFLDAPNRVLDFLDNEAAKWLLAPALKAGRLGMSLFNRSGYVMRALAKFTGTEMLQELSNFMLAISSMNEGFRERARGVRELLEDPSTGFVLVTSPHPERMDEAIHFHTLLKQHRMGVVALVVNRVHPMPPEALWEDAATLTPTRRAKVEETLRELQVLAEQDREGISQLEAACPGVPIIQVPRFELDVHDITALWRTSRYLLGDESVS; via the coding sequence GTGAGCACGACGGCCCTGGCGTCCGCGCTCGCGGGCAAGCGCGTCCTCATCTGCGTGGGTTCGGGAGGCGTGGGCAAGACGACGGCGGCGGCCGCGCTGGCCCTGCGCGCCGCGGTGGATGGGCGCACCAGCCTGGTGTGCACCATCGACCCGGCGAAGCGGCTGGCCAACTCGCTGGGCCTCACCGGGCTGGGCAACACCGAGACGCAGGTGCCCGCCACCGCGCTGGAGCCCCTGGGCATCCATGCCCGCGCGCCGCTCTACGCGATGATGCTGGACATGAAGCAGACGTGGGACGACCTGATTGCCCGCGTCGCCCCGCCGGACCAGCGCGAGCGCATCCTCTCCAACCGCTTCTACCAGTCGCTCTCCACGGCCCTGGCGGGCAGCCAGGAGTACATCTCCATGGAGAAGCTGTGGGAGCTGCGCCGCCGCAACTCCCACGAGCTCATCGTCCTGGACACGCCCCCCACCGCGCACGCGCTGGACTTCCTGGACGCGCCCAACCGGGTGTTGGACTTCCTGGACAACGAGGCGGCGAAGTGGCTGCTCGCCCCCGCGCTGAAGGCGGGCAGGCTGGGCATGTCGCTGTTCAACCGCAGCGGCTACGTCATGCGGGCCCTGGCGAAGTTCACCGGCACGGAGATGCTGCAGGAGCTGTCCAACTTCATGCTCGCCATCTCCTCCATGAACGAGGGCTTCCGTGAGAGGGCCCGCGGTGTGAGGGAGTTGCTGGAGGACCCGAGCACCGGCTTCGTGCTGGTGACGAGCCCCCACCCCGAGCGCATGGACGAGGCCATCCACTTCCACACGCTGCTGAAGCAGCACCGGATGGGCGTGGTGGCGCTGGTGGTCAACCGCGTGCACCCCATGCCCCCGGAGGCGCTGTGGGAGGACGCGGCCACGCTGACGCCCACCCGCCGCGCCAAGGTGGAGGAGACGCTGCGCGAGCTCCAGGTACTGGCCGAGCAGGACCGGGAGGGCATCTCCCAGCTCGAGGCCGCCTGCCCGGGCGTCCCCATCATCCAGGTGCCCCGCTTCGAGCTGGACGTGCACGACATCACCGCCCTGTGGCGCACCAGTCGCTACCTGCTGGGCGACGAGTCGGTTTCCTGA
- a CDS encoding ArsA family ATPase: MAGLLDKRLWIVSGKGGVGKSTIAAALALASARAGRKTLVCEVNTQERVSRFLERPAAGPEVTLLVDNLWAVDVRPQEAMREYGLMVLRFEALYKTVFENRLVRYFLRFIPSLQELVLLGKIMFHLQEKGPDGRPRFDTIVMDAPATGHAISFLSVPQVLLQTVPPGPMSREAQKMRDLLVDPAVTAMVLVALPEEMPVNEALELHAALRDKVNIRTHAAVLNQAFPERFTEADLEALLGHPELHAAAKAHHDRAAQAVLAGTKLERNLHAPLFTVPRLFTPEFGRDAIEQVMGHLEPMVTGET, encoded by the coding sequence ATGGCCGGACTACTCGACAAGCGTCTGTGGATCGTCTCCGGCAAGGGCGGAGTCGGCAAGAGCACCATTGCCGCGGCCCTCGCCCTGGCCTCCGCGCGCGCGGGGCGCAAGACGCTGGTGTGCGAGGTGAACACGCAGGAGCGCGTCAGCCGCTTCCTCGAGCGCCCGGCGGCCGGCCCGGAAGTCACGCTGCTGGTGGACAACCTCTGGGCGGTGGACGTGCGCCCCCAGGAGGCCATGCGCGAGTACGGCCTCATGGTGCTGCGCTTCGAGGCCCTCTACAAAACCGTCTTCGAGAACCGGCTGGTGCGCTACTTCCTGCGCTTCATCCCATCCCTGCAGGAGCTCGTGCTGCTGGGGAAGATCATGTTCCACCTGCAGGAGAAGGGGCCGGACGGCCGCCCGCGCTTCGACACCATCGTCATGGACGCGCCGGCCACCGGGCATGCCATCTCCTTCCTCAGCGTGCCGCAGGTGCTGCTGCAGACGGTGCCCCCGGGGCCCATGTCCCGCGAGGCGCAGAAGATGCGCGACTTGCTCGTGGACCCGGCGGTGACGGCGATGGTGCTGGTGGCGCTGCCGGAGGAGATGCCGGTGAACGAGGCGCTGGAGCTGCACGCGGCGCTGCGTGACAAGGTGAACATCCGCACGCACGCGGCGGTGCTCAACCAGGCCTTCCCGGAGCGCTTCACGGAGGCGGACCTGGAGGCGCTGCTCGGCCACCCGGAGCTGCACGCGGCGGCCAAGGCCCACCATGACCGCGCGGCGCAGGCGGTGCTGGCGGGGACGAAGCTGGAGCGCAACCTGCACGCTCCGCTCTTCACGGTGCCCCGGCTCTTCACACCCGAATTCGGCAGAGACGCGATTGAACAGGTCATGGGGCATCTCGAACCGATGGTGACGGGGGAGACGTGA
- a CDS encoding ParA family protein, which translates to MRRIAFINEKGGTCKTTLAVNTAAWLAREQGLRVLLVDLDTQGHAGKVLGVDVRTLPRNVFHLLTDEAVRLEDVVRRSAVEGLDVLPAYKEMADFPVVVAGDARRAHRLADRLRAAEDAGYDAIVFDAPPSMGLTTRNILVASTEVVVPVALTYLALDGCAEVADTVRQVGEAEGRPELRVTKVVPTLYRKTALATAILERLKAYFPDALAATPLGYDVKVDEAQSHGKTIWEYAPKSRGARMLAAIAAELHGGPAPRKKGRTPKVA; encoded by the coding sequence ATGCGGCGCATCGCCTTCATCAACGAGAAGGGCGGCACCTGCAAGACGACGCTGGCGGTGAACACCGCCGCGTGGCTCGCGCGGGAGCAGGGCCTGCGCGTGCTGCTGGTGGACCTGGACACGCAGGGCCACGCGGGCAAGGTGCTGGGCGTGGACGTGCGCACGCTGCCGCGCAACGTCTTCCATCTGCTGACGGACGAGGCGGTGCGGCTCGAGGACGTGGTGCGGCGCTCGGCGGTGGAAGGCCTGGACGTGCTGCCCGCGTACAAGGAGATGGCGGACTTCCCGGTGGTGGTGGCGGGTGACGCGCGTCGGGCGCACCGGCTGGCGGACCGGCTGCGCGCCGCGGAGGACGCGGGCTACGACGCCATCGTCTTCGACGCGCCGCCGTCCATGGGGCTCACCACGCGCAACATCCTCGTGGCCTCCACGGAGGTGGTGGTGCCGGTGGCGCTGACGTACCTGGCGCTGGACGGCTGCGCGGAGGTGGCGGACACGGTGCGGCAGGTGGGCGAGGCGGAAGGGCGGCCGGAGCTGCGCGTCACCAAGGTGGTGCCCACGCTGTACCGGAAGACGGCGCTGGCCACGGCGATTCTGGAGCGGCTGAAGGCCTACTTCCCGGACGCGCTGGCGGCCACGCCGCTGGGCTATGACGTCAAGGTGGACGAGGCCCAGAGCCACGGGAAGACCATCTGGGAGTACGCGCCGAAGAGCCGGGGGGCCCGCATGCTGGCGGCCATCGCAGCCGAGCTCCACGGCGGGCCCGCCCCCCGGAAGAAGGGGCGGACGCCGAAGGTGGCGTAG
- a CDS encoding polyhydroxyalkanoate synthesis regulator DNA-binding domain-containing protein — protein sequence MSEAEQAGAPSKEPKIIKRYTNRKLYDTVESRYVTLDEIAAMIKEGTEVRIVDNRTKEDLTSVTLAQIIFEEEKKKNQMPLSVLREIIRHPGESISGFIQKEVTPRVASIREEAESRLDKLLRRDESTGKTDAPAAEEPAASAATPDTAGAAAGLNPADLLKASQRAFEDWQRKIDERVKHVVENLTGNLPALGRDMASLTQRLEELEKKLEQVEQQKKQ from the coding sequence ATGAGCGAGGCCGAGCAAGCAGGCGCTCCGAGCAAGGAGCCCAAGATCATCAAGCGGTACACGAACCGGAAGCTCTACGACACCGTGGAGAGCCGGTACGTCACCCTGGATGAGATCGCCGCGATGATCAAGGAGGGCACCGAGGTACGGATTGTCGACAATCGTACCAAGGAGGACCTGACCTCGGTCACGCTCGCGCAGATCATCTTCGAGGAGGAGAAGAAGAAGAACCAGATGCCGCTGTCGGTGCTGCGGGAGATCATCCGCCACCCCGGCGAGTCCATCTCCGGCTTCATCCAGAAGGAGGTCACCCCCCGCGTGGCCTCCATCCGTGAGGAGGCCGAGTCCCGCCTCGACAAGCTCCTGCGCCGCGACGAGTCCACCGGCAAGACGGACGCCCCCGCCGCCGAGGAGCCCGCCGCCAGCGCCGCCACCCCGGACACCGCGGGCGCCGCCGCCGGCCTCAACCCGGCCGACCTGCTCAAGGCCAGCCAGCGCGCCTTCGAGGACTGGCAGCGGAAGATCGACGAGCGCGTGAAGCACGTCGTGGAGAACCTCACCGGCAACCTCCCCGCCCTGGGCCGCGACATGGCGTCGCTCACCCAGCGTCTGGAGGAGCTGGAGAAGAAGCTCGAGCAGGTCGAGCAGCAGAAGAAGCAGTAG
- a CDS encoding zinc-ribbon domain-containing protein, with translation MIVKCERCQTRFKIPDEKVTDKGVKVRCTKCQNTFRVTRETATGGTGAPPVPPPTGQADPFAEFGVAPDPQHVEITKPGFFAQGVEATRGPPARPPAMPWNSVDGDIDTEAGVFQEPTRIGPMPLPPTARPTATPFDFSEPEGQGMAVPLPAPAGGPGLSGRPATGLYGSAVPPSEALPYLSDGAVPLPGATSGAVPLPGVAGARSAPPPPPGPGPGRVAPAAAAGGSPGAAVPAPVTMFGSPKGAAQAPMAARGGPGGAAPGPGSRPPPAPGAPPAALGPPASGAPPANARRGTAPAPGAAVPPPPFPLGGDDPFADLLGAPGDSAPPVPAGAFDLLPAPKAPAAPVSTGAFGLSPSPRAPATAVPAAAPNPLPSPTAPSADALRRAAAPPTSEPTGAVALGPVRPAAKGAPPPAASFPGEDPFGSIDIDDATVTDVRPSALAPLPAPAGEDPFGSIDVDDVTVTAAYPASVTAPSGEDPFASIGLAGSQGAPPAASPASAAAPAPVAAQPGRAPAPPPRPASSASDLFDLSSDVDPFGEHAGMQPTDTGRAALLGAPPPHADGLEDLASLSESGGGSLLGDVPPMAEAQEFTVTLGKVGAPGTGAVEVLDVGTLPSAPAVTVARPTARPEDVGIPQSRPPSRARKATALVANLVVAAVLVVAFAAVGGVYLREGRVDLSVLSPDRLRTLVVPAPRPLVALDVTNALYETRSGRPLFFVRGEAENRTGAATRVRVRAALYDGNQRVRSAEALAGAVPTPEELHAVGNSEAATALSQRMDAAATPVAPGAKVPFLVMFQEYPTDLGSFRLEVTLEPVPPATAEAGGRTE, from the coding sequence ATGATCGTCAAGTGCGAGCGGTGCCAGACGCGGTTCAAGATCCCCGATGAGAAGGTGACGGACAAGGGGGTCAAGGTCCGCTGTACCAAGTGTCAGAACACCTTCCGGGTGACCCGTGAGACCGCCACGGGCGGAACGGGTGCGCCGCCCGTGCCCCCTCCGACGGGGCAGGCGGACCCATTTGCGGAGTTCGGGGTCGCTCCTGACCCCCAGCATGTGGAGATAACGAAGCCGGGGTTCTTCGCGCAGGGCGTGGAGGCCACCCGGGGCCCGCCCGCCCGCCCGCCCGCGATGCCGTGGAACAGCGTGGATGGGGACATCGACACGGAGGCCGGCGTCTTCCAGGAGCCGACCCGTATCGGCCCCATGCCGCTGCCCCCGACCGCCCGTCCTACGGCGACTCCGTTCGACTTCTCCGAGCCCGAAGGGCAGGGGATGGCCGTGCCGCTGCCCGCCCCCGCGGGAGGACCGGGCCTGTCGGGCCGGCCGGCGACGGGGCTGTATGGGAGCGCGGTACCTCCGTCGGAGGCACTGCCGTACCTGTCGGATGGGGCCGTGCCGCTGCCCGGTGCGACGTCCGGGGCCGTGCCGCTGCCGGGCGTGGCCGGGGCGAGGAGCGCGCCGCCGCCTCCTCCTGGCCCGGGGCCGGGGCGTGTGGCGCCCGCCGCTGCCGCGGGTGGCTCCCCGGGCGCGGCCGTGCCTGCTCCGGTGACCATGTTCGGCTCGCCGAAGGGGGCCGCCCAGGCGCCCATGGCCGCTCGTGGGGGGCCAGGGGGCGCTGCTCCCGGTCCGGGGAGCCGGCCGCCTCCGGCGCCTGGAGCTCCTCCGGCGGCGCTTGGGCCTCCGGCGTCTGGCGCTCCTCCGGCGAATGCACGCAGGGGCACCGCACCCGCTCCGGGCGCCGCCGTGCCGCCGCCTCCCTTCCCTCTGGGGGGCGATGACCCGTTCGCGGACCTGCTCGGGGCTCCTGGCGATTCCGCTCCGCCCGTGCCCGCCGGGGCGTTCGACCTGTTGCCGGCCCCCAAGGCTCCGGCAGCCCCCGTCTCGACGGGCGCGTTCGGCCTGTCGCCTTCGCCCAGGGCTCCCGCGACGGCGGTTCCCGCCGCGGCTCCGAACCCGCTGCCTTCGCCCACGGCACCCTCCGCCGACGCGCTTCGTCGGGCCGCGGCCCCTCCGACCTCGGAGCCCACGGGAGCGGTGGCGCTGGGGCCGGTGCGCCCGGCTGCGAAGGGGGCTCCTCCTCCCGCCGCCTCCTTCCCGGGTGAGGACCCGTTCGGTTCCATCGACATCGATGACGCCACCGTCACCGATGTGCGGCCCTCTGCTCTTGCCCCCCTGCCGGCTCCGGCTGGCGAGGACCCGTTCGGTTCCATCGACGTCGATGACGTCACCGTCACCGCCGCGTACCCGGCGTCCGTGACTGCGCCCTCGGGCGAGGACCCGTTCGCGTCCATCGGCCTCGCTGGCTCCCAGGGGGCGCCTCCCGCCGCGTCGCCCGCGAGTGCCGCCGCTCCCGCCCCCGTGGCCGCGCAGCCGGGTAGGGCTCCTGCTCCGCCCCCACGGCCCGCCTCCAGCGCCAGCGACCTGTTCGACCTTTCCTCGGACGTGGACCCGTTCGGCGAGCACGCCGGCATGCAGCCCACCGACACCGGCCGCGCCGCGCTGCTCGGGGCGCCGCCTCCGCATGCTGACGGCCTGGAGGACCTCGCCTCCCTGTCCGAGTCCGGCGGGGGCTCGCTGCTGGGGGACGTGCCCCCGATGGCGGAGGCCCAGGAGTTCACCGTCACCCTCGGCAAGGTCGGTGCCCCTGGCACGGGCGCCGTCGAGGTGCTCGACGTGGGCACCCTGCCGTCCGCGCCCGCCGTCACCGTCGCCCGGCCCACCGCCCGGCCCGAGGACGTGGGCATTCCCCAGAGCCGGCCTCCGAGCCGCGCCCGCAAGGCCACTGCGCTGGTCGCCAACCTCGTCGTGGCCGCCGTGTTGGTCGTGGCCTTCGCCGCCGTGGGCGGCGTCTACCTGCGCGAGGGCCGCGTGGACCTGTCCGTGCTCTCCCCGGACCGCCTGCGCACGCTCGTCGTCCCCGCGCCCCGGCCGCTCGTGGCGCTGGATGTGACGAACGCCCTCTACGAGACGCGGTCTGGCCGGCCGCTCTTCTTCGTCCGGGGCGAGGCGGAGAACCGCACTGGCGCCGCCACCCGCGTCCGCGTGCGCGCCGCGCTGTATGACGGCAACCAGCGCGTGCGCTCCGCGGAGGCGCTCGCCGGCGCGGTGCCCACGCCCGAGGAACTCCACGCCGTGGGCAACTCGGAGGCGGCCACGGCGCTGAGCCAGCGCATGGACGCGGCGGCCACCCCCGTGGCGCCCGGCGCGAAGGTGCCCTTCCTCGTCATGTTCCAGGAGTACCCGACGGACCTCGGCAGCTTCAGGCTGGAGGTGACGCTGGAGCCGGTGCCGCCCGCGACGGCGGAGGCCGGTGGCCGCACGGAGTAG
- a CDS encoding twin-arginine translocase TatA/TatE family subunit has protein sequence MGRQSATSGPAAQQRCGRARPEVDARLASPAPLLHCARTMLGLGLGEIIVLGFILLVVFSAARMGQLGNAVGKFVYSFKKASKGEDLVDANSKSLTSSRRGSTDAEFSDPNQPRRR, from the coding sequence ATGGGCCGCCAGTCTGCGACGTCCGGGCCCGCCGCGCAGCAACGGTGCGGGCGGGCGCGTCCGGAGGTGGACGCGCGGCTTGCCTCCCCCGCCCCTTTGCTGCACTGTGCCCGCACCATGCTGGGCCTCGGCCTCGGAGAAATCATCGTCCTCGGCTTCATCCTGTTGGTGGTCTTCTCGGCCGCCCGCATGGGTCAGCTCGGCAACGCCGTGGGCAAGTTCGTCTACTCGTTCAAGAAGGCCTCCAAGGGCGAGGACCTGGTCGACGCGAACTCGAAGTCGCTCACCTCGTCGCGCCGGGGCAGCACGGACGCCGAGTTCAGCGACCCGAACCAGCCGCGCCGCCGCTAG
- a CDS encoding glycerophosphodiester phosphodiesterase has translation MLLLAHRGASADAPENTLDAFAEAARQGADGVELDAMVCGSGEVVVCHDEHLDRLARLPWEVRVTPWWKLQRADVGSPLGFAPARIPLLEEVLDALPAHFLVNIELKCERFDDDGLAKKVADLVRRRGLAERVVISSFNPLCLFRLAAVAPELRRGFLIDPDKPWAVQAYGVSPLVSSHSVHPFHEACTHERVAAWRNAGLRVAAWTVDDPARAASLERMGVSYLITNRPGAVREALRAAA, from the coding sequence ATGCTCCTGCTTGCCCACCGCGGTGCCAGCGCCGATGCCCCGGAGAACACCCTCGACGCCTTCGCCGAGGCCGCCCGTCAGGGCGCCGACGGCGTGGAACTGGACGCCATGGTGTGCGGCTCCGGCGAGGTGGTCGTCTGCCACGACGAGCACCTGGACCGGCTCGCACGCCTGCCCTGGGAGGTGCGCGTCACGCCATGGTGGAAGCTCCAGCGCGCCGACGTGGGCTCGCCGCTGGGCTTCGCCCCCGCCCGCATCCCCCTGCTGGAGGAGGTGCTCGACGCGCTGCCCGCCCACTTCCTCGTCAACATCGAGCTGAAGTGCGAGCGCTTCGACGACGACGGCCTCGCGAAGAAGGTGGCCGACCTGGTCCGCCGACGCGGGCTGGCCGAGCGCGTGGTCATCTCCAGCTTCAACCCGCTGTGCCTCTTCCGCCTCGCCGCCGTCGCGCCCGAGCTGCGCCGGGGCTTCCTCATCGACCCGGACAAGCCCTGGGCCGTGCAGGCGTACGGGGTGAGCCCGCTGGTGTCCTCACACTCGGTCCACCCCTTCCACGAGGCGTGCACCCACGAGCGCGTGGCCGCGTGGCGCAATGCCGGCCTGCGCGTGGCCGCATGGACGGTGGATGACCCCGCGCGCGCCGCCTCGCTGGAGCGGATGGGCGTCAGCTACCTCATCACCAACCGCCCCGGCGCCGTGCGCGAGGCCCTCAGGGCCGCCGCGTAG